DNA sequence from the Nicotiana tomentosiformis chromosome 3, ASM39032v3, whole genome shotgun sequence genome:
ATTTATACGCTGTTACCACAAGTTATTCCATCAATCATATATTCTGGTACGTAAGTACTCATTTCTAGGATATTGGGTGAAAGGATGCTTCGAGTGACTACTACGGGTCTTAGATTCTGACATCATAGATTTTGTTTGGTGGTTTTTCGGTCTTTTAGACTTTGATTGGTATTTTCCATCACCTTTTATGAGATAATCAAACATTGGCTCTAAGCACATGTTCTTTCATCTCCTAATGAAGCATTGATGTCAATCTATTGATCACAGTGCCAAGCAATTTTGATCACTTAGAAAGACAACTTCATACTATTCCTTGTCATGGACTTCAGACTGTCAGACATTCTCTTCATCTGCAAAGGTACATGAACATTGATTTCATAGAACACATAATTTAAGTCCACAGCTGGGAAACAGTAAAATTAAGAGACCTACCTTTTAATAGCTCTGCTGAAACCCAAGCAATCAGCAAGAGATGGCACATTGCATAGGTGATAGAACAAATGTGCACATGAGTTCAAAAATTTCTTGCCGGCTCATTGTGCAGCAAATTAGGCTATGGTGTACAGCATGCTTAACATTGCATTAATGGAAATGCAAACACTCCCAATAACAAACCTTCAGTAATGGCGGCTTCCATAGCAACAAATATTAAGCCCATCAGTTTTGCCATAGTAACAAAATTGTGTTAATGAGGATTATCATTATATTAAGCCCATCAGTTTTACCAACTATGGACTATTACTGGTCTGCTCTTTTACTACACTAGGATACTATAAAGTCTTTGGTTAATACTGAAGCAATAAATAGAAAAGATGGATACAAGTTGCAGTTTGTTCATCAATGATCTCTTGAAAATTTTAAGTGGAAAGGACAAATAATGGAGATGGAATAGTCTGGTGAAGAAGGCTAACTAATTAGAAGCTACCTAGTGCGGAAATGAGGACTAGACGTGCATGCTAGACATGGTGGTAGCCATCTATCTCCAACTCCTGTAATCACCCGGACTTATATTAGTAACTCCACAATCAATTTGTTCCTCAGAATCCCCTACTCACCATTCTTATAGCTAGCATAGATGACATATTTGCTATAGCCAAAACATGGAAATTAGATTGTTTTGTATCTTTTAAAGAAGAATCTACAATTTGTCTATCCTTTTCCACCTAACAAGCTGGAGAACCACAATGAATATGTAAGCGGATTGCTGGCTCAGTTTCAGCAGCATTACCAGCATGCTGCTTTTACAGCTACTCTTTGTGACCTACAGACAACTATGTGTAACCACAAAAGCTCTATAACCAGGTGCAATAGATGATGTTTCAATTAAAATATAAGAAATAACTTTTAAGCATTGAGGTGGCTGAAAAATAAGATATCTAAAGGGAAGAAGGAAGTGAGACAAGCAAATACAGGGAAAAGGGAAGGAAATTAAACTTTTTAAACTCCCACCAATAAGAGTACCCTCCCATCAGCACACTCCTTTACTAAGGCATATTTCAGGCTCATAGCAAAACAGGGAAAAGGGAAGGATATTAGTATGTTTTATACGAGGATTTAAAGTTTGCAGTTGTGTAAATAAACACACATACTACTCTAAACATGTCATACACAAGTAGAAAGAACTTACATAGAATCCTAATGTAGAGTAGTTACATGACAGAATCCTAAAATAGAATTCTACAGTATGATCCATGACAGAATTCACATAATGTCTTTGGCACAAGAAGACTCAATGGAACTTCAAAGCAATCTTCTAACACATCTCCAAAATCAATCTCTACTAGCCAAGCATCAAATTCTTGCTAAAAATGTTCTCTTAGACAGGTAACATACAGCTCAAGAAACCCCCCTTCCTTCCcccaaataaataaaaaatcatattttttaacAAGGAAAATGTAAGATAAGCTCAataaatttacataaatatcataaataagAATTATGATTATCAAAAAATGAACACTTCATCAGTTTCACTACATCAATAACAGAATCAAccccttttttttccttttctttagtGGTCAACAGATATGGATATTATACAAccaaaaaaaaagacaaaaaaaaacagaaaaccAAACAGGGCAAGAAGGCAACTATTTTACAAAATAATTAGATTAGCTTATGAGGGTCAATCCgaatgtgaagaagaagaagaagaatcatAGTAATATTGAGGAGCTGCAACAGGAGGGGAAGCACCAACAAGATCCTCATCATCATAaaatgatgaagatgaagaagacgCAGAAGAATTGTAAGAGTAACGGCGATAGTAATAAGGGTCAGGTGGGACACAAAGGAAAGTCCAAACACAAAGAGCTAAGCGACCCAATTGTTGAAGAGGGAAGCAGATGACCAGATCCAATAGCTGCTCGCTCTCAATTGGGTCTGGCAGACATGATAAGAATTGCCAAACTTCTGCTGATGTTTTCGCCACTGACACTAATAATACTCCGTTGAATGGCATTTTCTCTGATATCCAAAAACAATGAATTTGACTGTCAGATttgtttttcctttcctttttgggTTTTCTAATCTTCCATGTCTGTTCTTCTTTGTATCATTTCGTCGAACAAGTTGGAATGTTGACCGTGGGTTGAGTTGGGATAAGGGGTCGGCTTTGAATAATTGTTAACTGCTTATTGGGGGAGTAGTTAATATTATTGCACATTCACATTTAGGGAAGATTTCTTCTATGATACTTTGCCATCATGATAGACTCCTCTACACTGTTTGGTTTTGCCGATCTGAAAAAATCGGCTTATTTTGATATGTACTTTTTTTAAAagtgtttttgaaaaaaatactttaggagaaaaacagtttgtgtttggctaatcactctgaaaagtatttttgagtaataatttatttttgacc
Encoded proteins:
- the LOC104096559 gene encoding uncharacterized protein; the encoded protein is MPFNGVLLVSVAKTSAEVWQFLSCLPDPIESEQLLDLVICFPLQQLGRLALCVWTFLCVPPDPYYYRRYSYNSSASSSSSSFYDDEDLVGASPPVAAPQYYYDSSSSSSHSD